One genomic region from Chloroflexota bacterium encodes:
- a CDS encoding amidohydrolase: MARNGHPVADCDMHVIEPPDLWQRYMEPAYKHAAPIGFAESPRDLRIRIKWQILPHSGATRFVDRQPLAWHKQREDLYESAIKRRWDPASQLAAMETEGLDYALLFPTRGLFALSVDSQQAIGRDGLKPDEAAAIARAYNNWMADFVKADPKRLLGCGMIAPHDVPSAAAEARRCVQELGFRGVFLAPGCVNRTPWDSRHYDPLWAELQRLNVPVLFHGGGRTCLQSDFSFDIFDNLMQHHTLSQPVGLMTVAVSLTSGGVFERFPKLRAGLLEGSCSWAQWLFHRLDEHYEWLHESAPDLTMKPSAYFRRNCFLAVDADELPVKQYIEWFGDDNLVFSTDYPHGDSKYPHAIDSLFKLPIPEASKRKIVWDNWCKLYDMPPGRP; the protein is encoded by the coding sequence ATGGCGAGAAACGGCCACCCCGTCGCCGATTGCGATATGCACGTCATCGAGCCGCCGGACCTGTGGCAGCGCTACATGGAGCCTGCCTACAAGCACGCCGCCCCGATAGGCTTCGCCGAATCGCCGCGCGACCTGCGCATCCGCATCAAGTGGCAGATCCTGCCCCACAGCGGCGCGACGCGCTTCGTGGACAGGCAGCCCCTCGCCTGGCACAAGCAGCGCGAAGACCTCTACGAATCGGCCATCAAGCGCCGCTGGGACCCGGCCTCCCAGCTCGCCGCCATGGAGACGGAAGGGCTGGACTACGCCCTTCTCTTCCCGACGCGCGGGCTCTTCGCCCTGAGCGTTGATTCACAACAGGCCATCGGCCGCGACGGCCTGAAGCCCGACGAGGCCGCGGCGATCGCCCGCGCCTACAACAACTGGATGGCCGACTTCGTGAAGGCGGACCCGAAGCGGCTCCTGGGCTGCGGCATGATCGCGCCGCACGATGTGCCCTCGGCGGCGGCGGAGGCGCGACGCTGCGTCCAAGAACTGGGCTTCAGGGGCGTCTTCCTCGCGCCCGGGTGCGTCAACCGCACGCCCTGGGACAGCCGCCACTATGACCCGCTCTGGGCCGAGCTGCAGCGGCTCAACGTCCCGGTCCTCTTTCACGGGGGCGGCAGGACCTGCCTCCAGTCCGACTTCTCCTTCGATATCTTCGACAACCTGATGCAGCACCACACCCTCTCGCAGCCCGTCGGCCTCATGACCGTCGCCGTCAGCCTCACTTCCGGCGGCGTCTTCGAGCGCTTCCCCAAGCTGCGCGCCGGACTTTTGGAGGGCAGCTGCTCCTGGGCGCAGTGGCTCTTCCACCGGCTCGATGAGCACTACGAATGGCTCCACGAATCGGCGCCCGACCTCACGATGAAGCCCTCCGCATACTTCCGCCGGAACTGCTTCCTGGCCGTTGATGCCGATGAGCTTCCCGTGAAGCAGTACATCGAGTGGTTCGGCGACGACAACCTGGTCTTTTCGACGGACTATCCCCACGGCGACTCGAAGTATCCGCACGCGATAGATTCACTCTTCAAGCTTCCCATCCCCGAAGCCTCCAAGCGCAAGATCGTGTGGGACAACTGGTGCAAGCTGTACGATATGCCGCCCGGCCGCCCATAA
- a CDS encoding LemA family protein yields MDQAGLADALPRNDRAAAASETESALARLLVVVENYPQIASAQNVRALQAQLEGTENRISVERPRYNDAVLSLNNAVRRFPSNVVAGMFGFEKRTYFNAAPGTDVAPPVNFGRTPTPSR; encoded by the coding sequence CTGGATCAAGCTGGGCTAGCCGATGCGCTCCCGCGAAACGATCGCGCCGCAGCCGCCAGCGAGACGGAGAGCGCCCTCGCCCGCCTCCTGGTCGTCGTCGAGAACTACCCGCAGATCGCATCCGCCCAGAACGTGCGCGCCCTGCAAGCCCAGCTTGAAGGCACCGAGAACCGCATCTCCGTCGAGCGCCCCCGCTACAACGATGCGGTCCTGAGCCTCAACAACGCCGTCCGGCGCTTCCCCAGCAACGTCGTCGCTGGCATGTTCGGCTTCGAGAAGCGCACCTACTTCAACGCCGCCCCAGGGACCGATGTCGCTCCGCCGGTGAACTTCGGCCGCACGCCAACGCCCTCGAGATAG
- a CDS encoding DsbA family protein, whose product MDTKQATFDLYGDFTCPWVYQASLLLKRAEEAAGRPLRWTFRYFALDQVNQKNGPDWRLWEHPETPSRGLHAFRAAEAARRQGEEAFERMRWSLMEGRHLRRKEFSEPGDMEEIARAAGLDMARFHKDVRDPAILARLAEDHTRGAKLGIFGTPTFVFENGSAFFLRITAGDDPKDALKTWDGLHALFVSQMNIDEVKRPRPSKP is encoded by the coding sequence ATGGACACAAAGCAAGCAACCTTCGATCTGTACGGCGACTTCACCTGCCCCTGGGTCTACCAGGCCTCGCTTCTGTTGAAGCGGGCTGAGGAGGCCGCTGGACGGCCGCTGCGCTGGACCTTCCGCTATTTCGCCCTCGACCAGGTGAACCAGAAGAACGGCCCCGATTGGCGCCTGTGGGAGCATCCGGAGACGCCCAGCCGGGGCCTCCACGCCTTCCGCGCCGCTGAGGCGGCGCGACGCCAGGGGGAGGAGGCCTTCGAGCGCATGCGCTGGTCGCTGATGGAGGGCCGGCACCTGCGGCGGAAGGAGTTCAGCGAGCCGGGGGACATGGAAGAGATCGCGCGGGCGGCTGGCCTGGACATGGCCCGCTTCCACAAGGATGTACGCGACCCCGCGATCTTGGCCCGGTTGGCCGAAGACCACACGCGCGGGGCGAAGCTGGGCATCTTCGGCACGCCGACCTTTGTCTTCGAGAACGGCAGCGCCTTCTTCCTCCGAATCACAGCCGGCGACGACCCGAAGGATGCCCTCAAGACCTGGGACGGCCTCCACGCGCTCTTCGTCTCTCAGATGAACATAGACGAAGTGAAACGCCCGCGCCCGTCGAAACCGTAG
- a CDS encoding SDR family oxidoreductase, giving the protein MPKWLEGRTALVTGASRGIGVGIAVCLAKEGAKVALASRTVSGLEAAAAEVRKAGGEALVVPADVTKEADVAAMVRAVEKKWDQVDILVNNAGAMGGPGWNTVWPERPHDWEHAFRVNTLSRVLAINAVAESMKKRTWGRIINIASPAGLEGVTLHVAYAATKAAEINYTQAMAKELGKFNITVNAVLPGLVYTEISNELWHQLKLKHGERLAGDDPKKWFDGLVTRQIPLGRAQTAEDIGWMCVFLCSELARNITGQAINVDGGMKPH; this is encoded by the coding sequence ATGCCTAAATGGCTCGAAGGGCGCACGGCCCTGGTCACCGGCGCGAGCCGCGGCATCGGCGTCGGCATCGCCGTCTGCCTCGCCAAGGAGGGGGCGAAGGTCGCCCTCGCCTCTCGCACCGTCTCCGGCCTGGAGGCCGCGGCGGCTGAAGTGCGCAAGGCCGGCGGCGAGGCGCTGGTCGTCCCGGCCGATGTCACCAAAGAGGCGGACGTCGCCGCGATGGTGCGCGCGGTTGAGAAGAAGTGGGACCAGGTGGACATCCTGGTCAACAACGCAGGGGCCATGGGCGGCCCCGGGTGGAACACCGTGTGGCCCGAGCGCCCCCACGACTGGGAGCACGCCTTCCGCGTCAATACGCTCTCGCGCGTCCTGGCGATAAACGCCGTCGCCGAATCCATGAAGAAGCGCACATGGGGGCGCATCATCAACATCGCCTCGCCCGCCGGGCTGGAAGGCGTGACGCTGCACGTGGCCTACGCCGCCACCAAGGCGGCCGAGATCAACTACACCCAGGCCATGGCTAAGGAGCTGGGCAAGTTCAACATCACGGTGAACGCCGTCCTCCCTGGCCTGGTCTACACGGAGATCTCCAACGAGCTGTGGCATCAGCTCAAGCTGAAGCACGGCGAGCGGCTCGCGGGCGACGACCCGAAGAAGTGGTTCGACGGCCTGGTGACGCGGCAGATCCCCCTGGGGCGCGCCCAGACGGCGGAAGACATCGGCTGGATGTGCGTCTTCCTCTGCTCCGAGCTCGCGCGCAATATCACGGGCCAGGCCATCAACGTGGACGGCGGCATGAAACCCCATTAA
- a CDS encoding aldehyde dehydrogenase family protein, with protein MVRCGPGAPTAPAAQARPRQGPRLPRPLGRAHASPGSLVARPVAARLANENPFGLAAGIWTRDITKARRLAGALKAGSVWVNCFQAADPAVPFGGYKLSGFGRESGTEQYEHSLETKAVWIKLG; from the coding sequence CTGGTCCGATGTGGTCCAGGCGCGCCAACGGCACCTGCCGCTCAAGCGCGCCCTCGCCAGGGCCCTCGCCTTCCGCGACCGCTGGGACGAGCGCACGCTTCTCCCGGCTCCCTGGTCGCCCGTCCAGTAGCGGCGCGACTCGCGAACGAGAACCCCTTCGGCCTCGCCGCCGGCATCTGGACCAGGGACATCACCAAGGCTCGCCGCCTGGCCGGAGCGCTCAAGGCCGGCTCCGTGTGGGTCAACTGCTTTCAGGCGGCCGATCCCGCCGTTCCCTTCGGCGGCTACAAGCTCAGCGGCTTCGGCCGTGAGAGCGGCACGGAGCAGTACGAGCATTCCCTCGAGACGAAGGCCGTCTGGATCAAGCTGGGCTAG
- a CDS encoding MBL fold metallo-hydrolase, whose product MGAKEHTVSELSLTFLGAAGTVTGSKYLLRFGRATYLIDCGLFQGNDDLEQRDRQPFFIDPRRITAVILSHAHIDHSGYLPKLVKDGFRGKVFASQGTRDLAQIMLPDSGRLQEEQAAYANKLGYSKHRPAVPLYTERDAERALRLIRAVRPNEPTKVGEHISVTMRRAGHILGSSILEFTVELRRRRAAIVFSGDLGRYDRVFMKPPEPVTEADYLVVESTYGHRAHPATSVEEQLAEVVNKVAQRKGVLLMPAFAVGRTQRMLYHLRRLQDSGRIPDIPVYVDSPMASDVSEVYCRHSDEHELSVALLKDPERCPLHAHRLRFVRTVEESKRLNDMPGPMIIIAASGMCEGGRIVHHLKHRLPDPATTVLFVGYQAQGTRGRRLLSGEKTERIHGQFIPVRASIEVINGISAHADWQDTLQWLSNFTAAPRTLFITHGEPEARAGLKQRIAERFGWAAEEPDYKASFSLEI is encoded by the coding sequence ATGGGTGCCAAGGAACACACCGTGTCCGAACTCTCCCTCACCTTCCTCGGCGCCGCCGGGACTGTCACCGGCTCGAAGTATCTTCTCCGCTTCGGCCGCGCGACCTACCTCATTGATTGCGGCCTCTTCCAGGGGAATGACGACCTAGAGCAGCGGGACCGCCAGCCCTTCTTCATAGATCCGCGCAGGATCACCGCCGTCATCCTCTCCCACGCGCACATTGACCACTCGGGCTATCTGCCCAAGCTCGTGAAGGACGGCTTCCGCGGCAAGGTCTTCGCCTCCCAGGGAACCCGCGACCTGGCGCAGATCATGCTCCCCGATTCGGGGCGCTTGCAGGAGGAGCAGGCCGCCTACGCGAACAAGCTGGGCTACTCCAAGCACCGTCCCGCGGTCCCGCTTTACACGGAGAGGGACGCCGAGCGCGCCCTGCGGCTCATCCGCGCGGTGCGCCCGAACGAGCCGACCAAGGTGGGCGAGCACATCAGCGTCACGATGCGCCGCGCCGGCCACATCCTCGGCTCCTCTATCCTCGAATTCACCGTGGAGCTGCGCCGCCGCCGCGCGGCCATCGTCTTCTCCGGCGACCTGGGCCGCTACGACCGCGTCTTCATGAAGCCGCCGGAGCCGGTGACGGAGGCCGACTACCTGGTGGTGGAGTCCACCTACGGCCATCGCGCGCACCCGGCGACCTCGGTGGAAGAGCAGCTCGCCGAAGTCGTCAACAAAGTCGCGCAACGGAAAGGGGTCCTGCTCATGCCGGCCTTCGCGGTGGGGCGCACCCAGCGGATGCTCTACCACCTGCGCCGGCTGCAGGATAGCGGACGCATCCCGGATATCCCTGTCTATGTGGACAGCCCCATGGCGAGCGATGTTTCGGAGGTCTACTGCCGCCATAGCGACGAGCATGAGCTGAGCGTGGCGCTCCTCAAAGACCCGGAGCGCTGCCCCCTGCATGCGCACCGCCTGCGCTTCGTCCGCACGGTGGAGGAATCGAAGCGGCTCAACGATATGCCGGGCCCGATGATCATCATCGCCGCCAGCGGCATGTGCGAAGGCGGGCGCATCGTGCATCACCTGAAGCACCGCCTGCCGGATCCGGCGACGACGGTGCTGTTCGTGGGCTATCAGGCCCAAGGCACCAGGGGGCGGCGCCTTTTGAGCGGCGAGAAGACGGAGCGCATCCACGGCCAGTTCATCCCCGTGCGCGCCTCCATCGAAGTCATCAACGGGATCTCCGCCCACGCCGATTGGCAGGACACGCTGCAGTGGCTGAGCAATTTCACCGCCGCGCCGCGCACGCTCTTCATCACCCACGGCGAGCCCGAGGCGCGCGCCGGTCTGAAGCAGCGCATCGCCGAGCGCTTCGGCTGGGCCGCCGAAGAGCCCGACTACAAGGCAAGCTTCTCACTGGAAATATAA